The Arthrobacter sp. D5-1 genome segment TGGCCCACCGTGTGGCGGCCGTTGTACAGGTTCCACAGTTCAGGACGCTGGTTGCGCGGATCCCACTGGCCAAATTCGTCGCGGAGGCTCAGGATGCGCTCCTTGGCGCGGGCCTTGTCCTCGTCGCGGCGGCCGCCGCCGAACACGGCGTCGAACTTGTTGCGCTGGATGGCGTCCAACAGCGGAACGGTCTGCAGCGGGTTGCGGGTGCCATCGGCACGCTCAGCCAGTTCGCCGCGGTCTATGAACTCCTGGACCGAGCCCACCACAAGCTTCAGGCCAAGACGCTCAACAGTGCGGTCCCGGAAGTCGATGACCTCCGGGAAGTTGTGGCCTGTGTCCACGTGCAGGACCGGGAAGGGAACCTTGCCCGGCCAGAACGCCTTCGTGGCCAGGTGCAGCATGACCACGGAGTCCTTGCCGCCGGAGAACAGCAGCGCAGGCTTCTCGAACTCGGCGACAACCTCACGGATGATGTGAATGGCTTCGGACTCGAGGGTGTCCAGGCTGCTCAAACGCTCGGCTGAGGGTCCGCCGTGCCCGCTTCGCGATGCCCGCCACGCCGCGGCGGACCCCTCAGCCTCACTCTGCAACTGGTTCAACTCGAGGTCCTCGCTGGTTGTTTGGGTGCTCATGTGTGTAGTCCGCATTCTGTCTTGTCGGAACCTGCCCAGCGGCCGGCGCGGGGGTCTTCACCCGGGGCAACCTGGCGGGTGCAGGGCTGGCAGCCGATGGACGGGTAGCCCTGGCTCAGGAGGGGGTTGACGGGAAGGATGTTGTCCTCGGAGTACTCGATCAGCTGGTCGAAGGTCCAGTCGACCATCGGGTTCACCTTGACCAGGCCGAAGCCCTCATCCCAGGTGACAACCGGTGTGTTGGTACGTGTGGGGCCCTCGTCGCGACGGACCCCGGTGAACCACACCTCGTAGCCGGCCAGTGAGCGGCGCAGGGGCTGGACCTTGCGGAGGGCGCAGCACTGTGCAGGGTCGCGGGCGAACAGGTCCTTGCCAAGCAGTCGGTCCTGCTGTTCCACGGTGGTTTCCGGGAGGACGTCCACCACGTTGACGCGCAGATTCGCGGCAACTTCGTTACGGGTGTCGTACGTTTCCTTGAAGTGGTAGCCGGTCTCCAGGAACAAGACGTCGACGCCGGGAAGCTGGTCCGCGACCAAAGCCGGAAGGACGGCGTCGGCCATGGAGCAGGCCACCGTGACGGTGGGCAGCTCAAAGTTGCGGGCCACCCAGGCGATGGCTTCGGTGGCGGAGGCGTTCCAGCCGAGCTCGGCGGCCCCGGCCTCAGCAAGTGCCTTGAGCTCTTCATGGGAACGCAGTGCCGGCCGGGCTGCCGCAGCGGCGAGGTTGGTGATGGTGACGGGATCTGTCATTGGAGATCTCCTTCATCGGCGGAGTGTGCCCACTCAGCGAAGGTCTGGCCCTCGGCGCCAACGGCGACGAACTTACGGACCACACGCTCCACGTAGTCGGGCAAGTCTTCCACGGTGACCTTGAGGCCGCGGACCGTACGTCCCAGACCGGCTTCCTCGCGCTCATTGTTGGCCAACCCGCCACCGAGGTGGACCTGGAAACCCGGGGTGGGGTCGCCGTCCGGCGTTGGCAGCATCATGCCCTTCAGGCCGATATCGGCCGTCTGGATGCGTGCGCAGGAGTTGGGGCAGCCATTGATGTGGAGGGACAGTGCCGACGGCAGCTGCTTGGTCTCCACGAGGTCGGCCAGGCGGCGTTCCAACTCGGCGATGGCCGTAGCGGCCGTGACCTTGGTTTCCACGATGGCCAGCTTGCAGAATTCAATGCCTGTGCAGGCAATGGTGCCGCGGCGGAACACGGACGGCCGGGCGGAGAGGCCCAGGGTGTCCAGTTCGGCGATCAGGGGTTCCACCTGCTCCTTGGCGACGTCCAGGATGACAAGCTTCTGGTGCGGCGTAGTGCGCAGGCGGTAGCTGCCGTGCTTCTCCAGAGTGTCAGCCAACTGAACCAAGGCCTCGCCAGAGGTGCGGCCCACAGTCGGGGTGACGCCGATGAAGAACTTGCCGTCCTTCTGCTCGTGGACGCCGATGTGGTCACCCGGAGCGGTGGGCTTGGGAGCGGCGGGGCCGTCCGGAAGCTTGAAGCCGAGGTATTCGTCTTCCAGGATCTGGCGGAACTTGGCCGGACCCCAGTCGTTCATGAGGAACTTCAGTCGGGCCTTGGTACGCATGCGGCGGTAACCGTAGTCGCGGAAGATGCTGGTGACGCCCAGCCACACTTCAGCGGCGACGTCAGCGGAGACGAACACACCGAGGCGTTCGGCCAGGCGGGGGTTGGTGGAGAGGCCTCCGCCAACCCAGAGGTCGTAGCCGGCGCCGAGTTCGGGGTGGACAACTCCCACCAAAGCGAAGTCGTTGATCTCGTGCACCACGTCCTGGGACGGGTGGCCCGTGATGGCGGTCTTGTATTTTCGCGGCAGGTTGGCCAGCTCGGGGTCGCCGATGAAGCGTTCGGCGAGCTCGTGGATCAGCGGCGTGGGGTCGATGATCTCGTCTTTGGCGATGCCCGCAACCGGGGAACCAAGAATAACGCGGGGAACGTCGCCGCAAGCCTCGGTGGTGGACAGCCCGATGCCCTCGAGGCGGCGCCAGATCTCCGGCACGTCTTCAACGCGGATCCAGTGCAGCTGGATGTTCTGGCGGTCCGTCAGGTCGGCAGAGCCGCGGGCGAAGTCCACGGAAATCTGTCCGATGACGCGCAGCTGTTCGGTGGTCAGCGCACCGCCGTCGATGCGCACGCGGAGCATGAAGTACTTGTCTTCGAGCTCGTGCGGCTCAAGCGTTGCCGTCTTGCCGCCGTCGATCCCGGGCTTGCGCTGGGTGTAGAGGCCCCACCAACGGAAGCGGCCGTGAAGGTCCGTTCCGTCGATCGAATCGAAGCCCTCTTTGGAGTAGACAGACTCGATGCGCTCACGGACGTTCAGTCCGTTGTCTTCCTGCTTCCAGGTTTCGTTGGCGTTCAGTGGCGCGGTGCCGTCAACCTTCCACTGGCCGTGGGGCTTGGCGGCAGGGCGGGTGCGCGCCGGACGCGAGGGAACTGCGGTGTCCGAGGACGCACCGGCTACAGCTGTATCTGTCATACATCGACTGTAGGTCTGGCCAGATTTCGCCAGCAAAGGTCCGGAAATGCTAAGTCACCTAGGGAAACATTTCGTCACGAACACGCCAGCGGCCTTGTCCGGAGGGCCTGTTTTGTGCAGGTCGATTTGGCCCCTTTTCCGCGTGAATAAAGGTTAGGAGAGCCTTTCCAACACTGCGTCGTACCGTTCCAGCGCGATCTCCGCGAGCACCTTTGACGGCAGCAACGGAGCCGCGACAACGTCCGCGCCGGCCTTCGCCAACTGATCGTGGAAATAGCCTGTCGCCAGCAGGTACGAGGCAATGAAAACCCTGCCTTCTGGTCCGCTCGGTCCGCTCGGCTCGGCGGCGAGTTCGGCACGCAAGGAGGCGACGCCGTCGGGCACTGTTGGCTGGGCGCTGGCACCATAGGCCACCCGCACCTTGTTCGGCAGCAGCTCGGCGAGCAGTCGCGCCTGCTCTACCGAATCAACCGAGCCGTCCGGAAGGGACGATCCCGCGGCAGCCAGCAGGACGCCGTCGTGCTCCTGCAGCCCCGCCGCGCGCAAGTGTGTGGCCAACAACTCAGCGAGCCGCGGGTCCGGACCCAACGGCCGGGCGGCCACTACCTCCGGGCGGGTCTTGATGGCCTTGGGCACGTCCACCTTGATGTGGAAGCCGGTGGACAGCAATAGCGGGACGACGACGGCGGCAGTCCCCTCGGGCAGGCCCTCCACCACGCCGCCCAGCTCGGGTTCCTGGACGTCGACGTACGCCTCAACCACGCGCAACCCGGGACGGAGGGCTTCAATTTCCGCCATCACGCGACGGATGGCGGCCTGCCCTTCGGCGTTCCGGGTTCCGTGGGCGCAAGCGATCAAAACGGGGCTGTTCATGGGAGCTAGCGTAACGTTGAGCCAGCATCTATTGAGAGTCGCAGCCAGAAAGAACCCGTCCACTTGATTTCCATCGACATCGTCCTCCTTTGGCTCGACCTGGTTGGCGTGTTCTTCTTCGCGGTCTCGGGATCCCTGCTGGCCGCCCGCAAACAGTTCGACATCGTTGGCTCCGTGCTCCTCGGCTCCATTGTTGCCCTCGGCGGCGGCGTGATCCGCGACATCGTCATTAACGTCGGTCCCCCGATTGCCTTCACAAATCCCGCCTACCTGGCTCCCCCGCTGCTCGCTGCGATGCTGGTCTACTTCCTGTTCTCCTCGGTCCAGCGTTTCACGTCCCTGTTAACACTGTTCGACGCCGGTGGGCTGGCTCTGTTCTGCATCACCGGAACGCTGAAGGCCCTGACTGCCGGAATGAACCCCGTGGCCGCGATCCTGCTCGGTGTCACCACCGCGGTGGGCGGAGGCCTGCTGCGCGACATTACGGCGAACGAAATTCCTACGCTGTTTAACGCCCGCGATCTCTATGCGCTTCCGGCGTTTGTGGGGGCAGGCCTCACCACCCTCCTCTGGAATCTGGGCACGTTCACTGGGCTCCATGCGTGCGTTGTGGCAGCGGTTGTTTTCGCCTTCCGCGTGACGGCCTGGCGACGCAGCTGGCACGTACCCCTGGCCGTTCGTGGCTGGCACCGCCCCGGCGCCGGCCCGGGCGCAATTTCGGGTGCCCGGGATTAGCTAGGATAAGTACATGACTGACATGTTCCTCGAGAAGTTCCGCGCGCTGGTCCCAAAGTATCTCGAGGATGAATGGCAGGAAGAAGACGGCCTCACGCCCGAGGAACTGGACGACGCCCTCTCCGATCACACGTTCACCATCCCGCTGGTCCTGCGCGAGTTCTACCTCGCAATCGGTGGCTGCGAGGACCTCATGGAGGCGTACCACTACTTCTGGGACCCCGAGGAACTCGAAGTAGATGACGAAGGTTTCCTCATGTTCCTTGAGGATGAAGACGAGCAGTTCACCTGGGGCTTCCGTACCGCCGACCTCAGCATCCCCGATCCCATTGTCTGGCGCCGCAACAACGCCCGCGGCCAGTGGAAGAGCGAGGAAGGCACGTTCTCCGAGTTCGTGTTCGACATGTTCGAGTGGGCCTTCAACGACGACGAAGACTAATTCCCCTGGGGCCTCCGTGGCTTCCCGACCCTGTTAGAACGACTTTCAGCCCCTATGTACCCTCTATTGGTTGCATAGGGGCTGTTCTGTGTTCAAAGAAGGTCAGGACGCCACGGAGTTTGAGGTTAAAAGGAATGGCCCCGGTTCGTTGCAACGTTACGAGTCATACGCTGCACCGAACCGGGACCACAATCTCCGTTCGCATCAGACCCACCGGAGGCATTTAGTGGATCCGTGAATAGCTTATGACAACTCTGTCACATATGCAACTTCCTGGGTCAATGTATTTTTTCGCATCCCGTGATCGATTTACAGCAACGTTGAGTTATCCACATAACGACGAAATGCCTATCCCGGACCCCGGCAGGCACGGCAACCATGGCCAGATGGACC includes the following:
- the cysD gene encoding sulfate adenylyltransferase subunit CysD, yielding MSTQTTSEDLELNQLQSEAEGSAAAWRASRSGHGGPSAERLSSLDTLESEAIHIIREVVAEFEKPALLFSGGKDSVVMLHLATKAFWPGKVPFPVLHVDTGHNFPEVIDFRDRTVERLGLKLVVGSVQEFIDRGELAERADGTRNPLQTVPLLDAIQRNKFDAVFGGGRRDEDKARAKERILSLRDEFGQWDPRNQRPELWNLYNGRHTVGQHVRAFPISNWTELDIWRYIERENIELPSLYYAHEREVFARDGMWRAVGEVSQPLPNEDVITKLVRYRTVGDMSCTGAVESDARTVADVVVEVAASTLTERGATRADDRISEAAMEDRKKDGYF
- a CDS encoding phosphoadenylyl-sulfate reductase — protein: MTDPVTITNLAAAAARPALRSHEELKALAEAGAAELGWNASATEAIAWVARNFELPTVTVACSMADAVLPALVADQLPGVDVLFLETGYHFKETYDTRNEVAANLRVNVVDVLPETTVEQQDRLLGKDLFARDPAQCCALRKVQPLRRSLAGYEVWFTGVRRDEGPTRTNTPVVTWDEGFGLVKVNPMVDWTFDQLIEYSEDNILPVNPLLSQGYPSIGCQPCTRQVAPGEDPRAGRWAGSDKTECGLHT
- a CDS encoding nitrite/sulfite reductase translates to MTDTAVAGASSDTAVPSRPARTRPAAKPHGQWKVDGTAPLNANETWKQEDNGLNVRERIESVYSKEGFDSIDGTDLHGRFRWWGLYTQRKPGIDGGKTATLEPHELEDKYFMLRVRIDGGALTTEQLRVIGQISVDFARGSADLTDRQNIQLHWIRVEDVPEIWRRLEGIGLSTTEACGDVPRVILGSPVAGIAKDEIIDPTPLIHELAERFIGDPELANLPRKYKTAITGHPSQDVVHEINDFALVGVVHPELGAGYDLWVGGGLSTNPRLAERLGVFVSADVAAEVWLGVTSIFRDYGYRRMRTKARLKFLMNDWGPAKFRQILEDEYLGFKLPDGPAAPKPTAPGDHIGVHEQKDGKFFIGVTPTVGRTSGEALVQLADTLEKHGSYRLRTTPHQKLVILDVAKEQVEPLIAELDTLGLSARPSVFRRGTIACTGIEFCKLAIVETKVTAATAIAELERRLADLVETKQLPSALSLHINGCPNSCARIQTADIGLKGMMLPTPDGDPTPGFQVHLGGGLANNEREEAGLGRTVRGLKVTVEDLPDYVERVVRKFVAVGAEGQTFAEWAHSADEGDLQ
- a CDS encoding CbiX/SirB N-terminal domain-containing protein, producing the protein MDGFFLAATLNRCWLNVTLAPMNSPVLIACAHGTRNAEGQAAIRRVMAEIEALRPGLRVVEAYVDVQEPELGGVVEGLPEGTAAVVVPLLLSTGFHIKVDVPKAIKTRPEVVAARPLGPDPRLAELLATHLRAAGLQEHDGVLLAAAGSSLPDGSVDSVEQARLLAELLPNKVRVAYGASAQPTVPDGVASLRAELAAEPSGPSGPEGRVFIASYLLATGYFHDQLAKAGADVVAAPLLPSKVLAEIALERYDAVLERLS
- a CDS encoding trimeric intracellular cation channel family protein; translated protein: MISIDIVLLWLDLVGVFFFAVSGSLLAARKQFDIVGSVLLGSIVALGGGVIRDIVINVGPPIAFTNPAYLAPPLLAAMLVYFLFSSVQRFTSLLTLFDAGGLALFCITGTLKALTAGMNPVAAILLGVTTAVGGGLLRDITANEIPTLFNARDLYALPAFVGAGLTTLLWNLGTFTGLHACVVAAVVFAFRVTAWRRSWHVPLAVRGWHRPGAGPGAISGARD